The following are encoded in a window of Manihot esculenta cultivar AM560-2 chromosome 8, M.esculenta_v8, whole genome shotgun sequence genomic DNA:
- the LOC110611593 gene encoding dof zinc finger protein DOF5.1 produces the protein MVFSSIPAYLDPANWQQQPSYHHHQPGATSGLNSNQLPPPPPPPPPPPPPQPHGSGGAGSIRPGSMADRARLANIPMPEAALKCPRCESTNTKFCYFNNYSLSQPRHFCKTCRRYWTRGGALRNVPVGGGCRRNKRSKGRSSKSPASSDRPTGSGSSSTVSSNSGTSDILGLGPQLPPLRFMAPLHHLTEFATGDIGLNYGSLSAPVGGPSDLNFQIGSALASAGIGGSSSSLLSVGGLDQWRTQQGQQFPFLGGLDSSSSSGLYPFEGGAEPPGYSSGLGQLRPKISTSGATQLASLKLEDNNTNNNNQELNLSRQFLGIPGNDQYWGGTAWTDLSSFSSSSTSNPL, from the exons ATGGTTTTTTCTTCTATCCCAGCTTATCTTGATCCAGCCAACTGGCAACAA CAACCAAGTTATCATCATCACCAACCTGGAGCAACTAGTGGTCTAAATTCTAATCAGCTtccaccacctcctcctccaccaccaccaccacctcctcctcaACCTCATGGAAGTGGTGGTGCAGGTTCCATCCGTCCTGGTTCCATGGCGGATCGAGCCAGGTTAGCTAACATACCCATGCCTGAGGCAGCATTGAAATGTCCAAGATGTGAATCCACAAACACTAAGTTTTGCTACTTCAACAACTATAGCCTCTCTCAGCCTCGCCACTTTTGCAAAACCTGTAGAAGGTACTGGACCAGAGGGGGTGCCCTAAGAAATGTCCCCGTTGGAGGTGGCTGCAGGAGGAACAAGAGAAGtaaagggagaagctcaaaatctCCTGCCAGTAGTGATCGCCCAACGGGCTCCGGTTCCTCGAGTACCGTCTCATCTAACAGCGGAACCAGCGATATATTAGGCCTAGGACCACAACTTCCACCACTCAGGTTCATGGCTCCTCTCCATCATCTTACAGAATTTGCTACTGGGGATATTGGGTTAAACTATGGTTCCCTTTCTGCTCCAGTTGGAGGACCAAGCGACCTTAATTTTCAAATAGGCAGTGCTTTGGCCAGTGCTGGTATTGGTGGTAGTAGTAGTTCTCTTTTGTCAGTGGGTGGTTTGGACCAGTGGAGGACTCAACAAGGGCAGCAATTTCCTTTCTTGGGCGGGCtagattcttcttcttcatctggGTTATACCCATTTGAAGGTGGCGCTGAACCACCAGGTTACAGTAGTGGCTTGGGTCAGCTCAGGCCGAAGATATCCACTTCTGGAGCTACTCAGTTGGCCTCACTGAAACTAGAAGATAACAATACTAATAACAACAATCAGGAGCTGAATTTGTCGAGGCAGTTTCTGGGAATTCCAGGGAATGATCAGTATTGGGGCGGCACCGCATGGACAGATCTTTCTAGTTTTAGCTCTTCTTCCACTAGCAACCCTTTATAG